A stretch of Gallus gallus isolate bGalGal1 chromosome 2, bGalGal1.mat.broiler.GRCg7b, whole genome shotgun sequence DNA encodes these proteins:
- the LOC100857341 gene encoding uncharacterized protein LOC100857341 isoform X1 — MNMESFSIAGAYCGFTKNETHYYKGDSSDWCRSKGGKWSEGHRNGIICSGCSGNCTAEWNNYAYGFTFRRKVSEVLWNNKTAKALPPGIFLICGDRAWQGVPANSLGGPCYLGKLTMFAPNHTGWLNISRSLHPRRRRRSSNLGPDCNDDIRMWGLTARVFASLFTPGVSAVRALAQIERLACWSVKQANTTMLVLNAMLEDLNSVRHALLQNRAAIDFLLLAQGHGSEDVEGMCCFNLSDHSMSIHKQLQWMQEHTQKIKEESDPFGNWLSGLFGGVGS, encoded by the coding sequence ATGAACATGGAGAGTTTTTCAATAGCTGGTGCGTATTGTGGCTTCACAAAGAACGAAACTCATTATTATAAAGGGGATTCTTCTGATTGGTGTAGATCAAAAGGAGGGAAATGGTCAGAGGGACACAGAAATGGGATAATATGCTCTGGGTGCAGTGGTAATTGCACAGCAGAATGGAACAATTATGCATATGGGTTCACCTTTAGGAGGAAGGTATCGGAGGTATTGTGGAATAATAAGACTGCTAAAGCACTCCCCCCAGGAATCTTCTTGATTTGTGGCGATAGGGCATGGCAAGGTGTCCCAGCTAATTCTCTGGGAGGTCCGTGTTACTTAGGGAAGTTAACGATGTTTGCTCCAAATCACACAGGATGGCTTAATATATCTCGCAGTTTACATCCTCGCAGGCGCCGTCGCAGCTCGAACCTAGGACCTGACTGTAATGATGATATTAGGATGTGGGGCCTTACAGCACGTGTCTTCGCATCGCTCTTCACACCAGGAGTGTCAGCAGTGAGGGCCTTAGCCCAGATAGAAAGGTTGGCATGTTGGTCGGTAAAACAGGCGAATACGACCATGCTTGTATTAAACGCCATGCTAGAAGATCTTAATAGTGTCCGTCATGCACTGCTACAGAATAGAGCAGCTATTGACTTTTTGCTGTTGGCTCAAGGACATGGAAGTGAGGATGTCGAAGGAATGTGCTGCTTTAACCTTAGTGATCACAGCATGTCAATCCATAAACAACTACAATGGATGCAAGAACACAcgcagaagattaaagaagaaagtgatcCCTTCGGAAACTGGCTGAGTGGACTGTTTGGGGGAGTGGGTTCGTga